Proteins encoded by one window of Sphaerodactylus townsendi isolate TG3544 linkage group LG02, MPM_Stown_v2.3, whole genome shotgun sequence:
- the LOC125426260 gene encoding protein tyrosine phosphatase receptor type C-associated protein has product MAQPPFHSPVKKDSSTHGLNVFPKNTKASEEGNSSHSSSTTASLLFCLLLFLLVLLFLALRKLSRDSEGRYNPRRLAAALIHRWQALRGEPPPEELPQSSQDEEQRMEELEELEQQQDMEAEEQLQQEDNQEEEENREDLNENINSEPPEEAEIQHHCKEEGAKAAEGSAEALLSDLHSFSGTAAWEDSGKHFHITTL; this is encoded by the exons ATGGCACAGCCTCCTTTCCACAGCCCAGTCAAGAAGGACAGCAGTACACACGGGCTTAATG TTTTCCCAAAGAACACAAAggcttcagaggaaggcaacagcagtCATTCCAGTTCTACCACCGCGAGCCTTCTCTTCTGTCTGCTGTTGTTCCTTCTTGTGTTACTGTTCTTAGCCTTGCGCAAGCTGAGCCGTGATTCGGAAGGGAGGTACAACCCTCGACGTCTGGCAGCGGCCTTGATCCATCGATGGCAGGCACTCAGGGGGGAGCCACCTCCGGAGGAGCTGCCCCAGAGCAGCCAGGATGAGGAGCAGAGAATGGAAGAGCTTGAGGAGCTAGAGCAGCAGCAGGACATGGAGGCAGAGGAGCAACTCCAGCAGGAAGacaaccaggaggaggaggaaaatcgGGAAGACCTCAATGAGAACATCAACTCTGAGCCACCAGAAGAGGCTGAGATACAGCACCATTGCAAGGAAGAGGGTGCAAAGGCAGCAGAGGGCAGTGCCGAGGCTTTACTCAGTGATCTGCATTCCTTCTCTGGGACAGCAGCCTGGGAGGACAGTGGCAAGCATTTCCACATCACCACCCTTTAG
- the RPS6KB2 gene encoding ribosomal protein S6 kinase beta-2 isoform X1 translates to MAGVFDIDLETEEGSDGEEPELGAAEADPDFRISGPDLIPGHYEEIEISENSVNNGPERIGPHCFELLRVLGKGGYGKVFQVRKVQGTNAGKIFAMKVLKKAKIACSAKYTAHTKAERNILEAIKHPFIVDLIYAFQTGGKLYLILECLSGGELFMQLEREGIFLEDTACFYLSEIILALGHLHSNGIIYRDLKPENIMLNNQGHIKLTDFGLCKESIHDGAVTHTFCGTIEYMAPEILTHNGHNRAVDWWSLGALMYDMLTGSPPFTAENRKKTIDKILKGKMVFPPYLTPDARDLLKKFLKRNPNQRIGGGPNDATDVQRHPFFRHINWDDLLARRVDPPFRPSLQSEDDVSQFDTRFTRQTPVDSPDDGSLSESANQAFLGFTYVAPSVLESIKEGFSFQPKLRSPRRLNSSPRTPVSPVKFLPFEAFKPSTTVEMTEASPPSLMPVPEVTAPLPIKAPSGAKKQKQKGGRGRAR, encoded by the exons ATGGCCGGCGTCTTCGACATCGACCTAGAAACGGAGGAGGGGAGCGACGGGGAGGAGcctgaattgggggccgcg GAGGCGGACCCGGATTTTCGCATCAGTGGCCCCGA ccTGATACCAGGACACtatgaagaaattgaaatctcTGAGAACAGTGTCAACAATGGCCCAGAGCGCATTGGACCCCATTGCTTTGAGCTCCTTCGTGTTTTGGGCAAGGGTGGCTATGGCAAG GTGTTCCAGGTACGGAAAGTGCAGGGAACAAATGCTGGAAAGATTTTTGCGATGAAAGTCCTAAAGAAG GCCAAGATTGCCTGTAGTGCCAAGTATACAGCCCACACAAAGGCTGAGAGAAATATCCTAGAGGCCATCAAGCATCCCTTCATCGTGGACCTCATCTATGCTTTCCAGACTGGTGGCAAACTCTACCTCATTTTGGAATGCCTCAGTG GTGGGGAGCTCTTCATGCAGCTAGAACGAGAAGGCATTTTCCTGGAGGATACGGCTTG TTTCTATCTGAGTGAGATCATCCTGGCTTTGGGCCATCTGCACTCCAATGGTATCATCTACCGGGATCTCAAGCCTGAGAACATCATGTTAAACAACCAGG GGCACATTAAACTTACAGACTTTGGACTTTGCAAGGAGTCTATTCATGATGGTGCTGTCACCCACACCTTCTGCGGCACGATAGAGTACAT GGCCCCAGAGATACTGACACACAACGGTCACAACCGGGCAGTGGACTGGTGGAGCCTTGGTGCCCTGATGTATGACATGCTCACTGGATCG CCTCCTTTCACAGCTGAGAATCGTAAGAAGACCATTGACAAAATCCTCAAGGGAAAGATGGTGTTCCCACCCTATTTAACGCCAGATGCCCGTGACCTGCTGAAGAAG ttcCTCAAGAGAAACCCCAATCAGAGGATTGGGGGTGGCCCTAATGATGCTACAGATGTTCAG AGGCACCCATTCTTTCGACACATCAACTGGGATGACTTGCTGGCCAGGAGAGTTGACCCGCCCTTCCGGCCTTCTTTG CAATCAGAAGATGATGTTAGCCAGTTTGACACACGCTTCACTCGCCAGACGCCTGTGGATAGTCCTGATGATGGTTCCCTCAGCGAGAGTGCCAACCAGGCCTTCTTG GGATTTACTTACGTAGCCCCATCAGTATTGGAAAGCATCAAGGAAGGCTTTTCCTTCCAGCCCAAACTGCGATCTCCACGCCGGCTGAACAGTAGTCCACGCACACCTGTCAG CCCAGTGAAGTTTTTACCCTTTGAGGCCTTCAAGCCAAGCACAACTGTGGAAATGACAGAGGCGTCACCTCCTTCCCTCATGCCTGTGCCAGAGGTTACTGCCCCACTGCCCATCAAAGCGCCATCAGGTGCTAAGAAGCAGAAGCAAAAAGGAGGCCGAGGAAGGGCACGGTAG
- the RPS6KB2 gene encoding ribosomal protein S6 kinase beta-2 isoform X3, with translation MKVLKKAKIACSAKYTAHTKAERNILEAIKHPFIVDLIYAFQTGGKLYLILECLSGGELFMQLEREGIFLEDTACFYLSEIILALGHLHSNGIIYRDLKPENIMLNNQGHIKLTDFGLCKESIHDGAVTHTFCGTIEYMAPEILTHNGHNRAVDWWSLGALMYDMLTGSPPFTAENRKKTIDKILKGKMVFPPYLTPDARDLLKKFLKRNPNQRIGGGPNDATDVQRHPFFRHINWDDLLARRVDPPFRPSLQSEDDVSQFDTRFTRQTPVDSPDDGSLSESANQAFLGFTYVAPSVLESIKEGFSFQPKLRSPRRLNSSPRTPVSPVKFLPFEAFKPSTTVEMTEASPPSLMPVPEVTAPLPIKAPSGAKKQKQKGGRGRAR, from the exons ATGAAAGTCCTAAAGAAG GCCAAGATTGCCTGTAGTGCCAAGTATACAGCCCACACAAAGGCTGAGAGAAATATCCTAGAGGCCATCAAGCATCCCTTCATCGTGGACCTCATCTATGCTTTCCAGACTGGTGGCAAACTCTACCTCATTTTGGAATGCCTCAGTG GTGGGGAGCTCTTCATGCAGCTAGAACGAGAAGGCATTTTCCTGGAGGATACGGCTTG TTTCTATCTGAGTGAGATCATCCTGGCTTTGGGCCATCTGCACTCCAATGGTATCATCTACCGGGATCTCAAGCCTGAGAACATCATGTTAAACAACCAGG GGCACATTAAACTTACAGACTTTGGACTTTGCAAGGAGTCTATTCATGATGGTGCTGTCACCCACACCTTCTGCGGCACGATAGAGTACAT GGCCCCAGAGATACTGACACACAACGGTCACAACCGGGCAGTGGACTGGTGGAGCCTTGGTGCCCTGATGTATGACATGCTCACTGGATCG CCTCCTTTCACAGCTGAGAATCGTAAGAAGACCATTGACAAAATCCTCAAGGGAAAGATGGTGTTCCCACCCTATTTAACGCCAGATGCCCGTGACCTGCTGAAGAAG ttcCTCAAGAGAAACCCCAATCAGAGGATTGGGGGTGGCCCTAATGATGCTACAGATGTTCAG AGGCACCCATTCTTTCGACACATCAACTGGGATGACTTGCTGGCCAGGAGAGTTGACCCGCCCTTCCGGCCTTCTTTG CAATCAGAAGATGATGTTAGCCAGTTTGACACACGCTTCACTCGCCAGACGCCTGTGGATAGTCCTGATGATGGTTCCCTCAGCGAGAGTGCCAACCAGGCCTTCTTG GGATTTACTTACGTAGCCCCATCAGTATTGGAAAGCATCAAGGAAGGCTTTTCCTTCCAGCCCAAACTGCGATCTCCACGCCGGCTGAACAGTAGTCCACGCACACCTGTCAG CCCAGTGAAGTTTTTACCCTTTGAGGCCTTCAAGCCAAGCACAACTGTGGAAATGACAGAGGCGTCACCTCCTTCCCTCATGCCTGTGCCAGAGGTTACTGCCCCACTGCCCATCAAAGCGCCATCAGGTGCTAAGAAGCAGAAGCAAAAAGGAGGCCGAGGAAGGGCACGGTAG
- the RPS6KB2 gene encoding ribosomal protein S6 kinase beta-2 isoform X2 produces the protein MAGVFDIDLETEEGSDGEEPELGAAEADPDFRISGPDLIPGHYEEIEISENSVNNGPERIGPHCFELLRVLGKGGYGKVFQVRKVQGTNAGKIFAMKVLKKAKIACSAKYTAHTKAERNILEAIKHPFIVDLIYAFQTGGKLYLILECLSGGELFMQLEREGIFLEDTACFYLSEIILALGHLHSNGIIYRDLKPENIMLNNQGHIKLTDFGLCKESIHDGAVTHTFCGTIEYMAPEILTHNGHNRAVDWWSLGALMYDMLTGSPPFTAENRKKTIDKILKGKMVFPPYLTPDARDLLKKFLKRNPNQRIGGGPNDATDVQRHPFFRHINWDDLLARRVDPPFRPSLQSEDDVSQFDTRFTRQTPVDSPDDGSLSESANQAFLVRDI, from the exons ATGGCCGGCGTCTTCGACATCGACCTAGAAACGGAGGAGGGGAGCGACGGGGAGGAGcctgaattgggggccgcg GAGGCGGACCCGGATTTTCGCATCAGTGGCCCCGA ccTGATACCAGGACACtatgaagaaattgaaatctcTGAGAACAGTGTCAACAATGGCCCAGAGCGCATTGGACCCCATTGCTTTGAGCTCCTTCGTGTTTTGGGCAAGGGTGGCTATGGCAAG GTGTTCCAGGTACGGAAAGTGCAGGGAACAAATGCTGGAAAGATTTTTGCGATGAAAGTCCTAAAGAAG GCCAAGATTGCCTGTAGTGCCAAGTATACAGCCCACACAAAGGCTGAGAGAAATATCCTAGAGGCCATCAAGCATCCCTTCATCGTGGACCTCATCTATGCTTTCCAGACTGGTGGCAAACTCTACCTCATTTTGGAATGCCTCAGTG GTGGGGAGCTCTTCATGCAGCTAGAACGAGAAGGCATTTTCCTGGAGGATACGGCTTG TTTCTATCTGAGTGAGATCATCCTGGCTTTGGGCCATCTGCACTCCAATGGTATCATCTACCGGGATCTCAAGCCTGAGAACATCATGTTAAACAACCAGG GGCACATTAAACTTACAGACTTTGGACTTTGCAAGGAGTCTATTCATGATGGTGCTGTCACCCACACCTTCTGCGGCACGATAGAGTACAT GGCCCCAGAGATACTGACACACAACGGTCACAACCGGGCAGTGGACTGGTGGAGCCTTGGTGCCCTGATGTATGACATGCTCACTGGATCG CCTCCTTTCACAGCTGAGAATCGTAAGAAGACCATTGACAAAATCCTCAAGGGAAAGATGGTGTTCCCACCCTATTTAACGCCAGATGCCCGTGACCTGCTGAAGAAG ttcCTCAAGAGAAACCCCAATCAGAGGATTGGGGGTGGCCCTAATGATGCTACAGATGTTCAG AGGCACCCATTCTTTCGACACATCAACTGGGATGACTTGCTGGCCAGGAGAGTTGACCCGCCCTTCCGGCCTTCTTTG CAATCAGAAGATGATGTTAGCCAGTTTGACACACGCTTCACTCGCCAGACGCCTGTGGATAGTCCTGATGATGGTTCCCTCAGCGAGAGTGCCAACCAGGCCTTCTTGGTAAGGGATATCTAA